The Ignavibacteria bacterium genome includes a region encoding these proteins:
- a CDS encoding DUF3857 domain-containing protein, which translates to MSLKASVVFLLVLLSSHCFAENIKSKSLVDNAWKAWQKNDHELVRESFLNAIKEDPKNTHAYWGLAFMYSLEGKHQNAWETFKKALEIEPSPFPYLYPIMYSSSVYGKELANPEIVEWYKKLIENPDPMGILKAMAYERLGKYYVSKRNFEESEKYFKGINSINDWMLIGPFDNISASGYDKAYAPENEYAPGKTYSGQNGVPAKWIKLPMARRDRWIDFTRFYSQSNAVFYGNTFIYSPKKQRVQLRIGTSGFLRAFLNDALAIDIFEERNNDLDTYIAEVDLQEGWNRLLVKCGSAEITSCNFLVRITDDKGASVDGLKYSSEEQSYSRTNSANAKMVSNFAEDFFSEKVKTDPEEPENYMFLAESYLRNDKSVEAEMVLKEAIRKFPDCMLFYHKITEAYLRGKKNDEMETAYEKIFSTDKYIPDVLVYKIDQYMKNEEYDKASEVIDMLAKAAPGSMELLAEEIGLAAKRNQIEKIVEINVEACKKYPSDYNFAYLDAAIKYQKEKSNQDAVNVLEEFMKINYHNSALYTIAQYYLQASDIANWDKYMNLLIEYELASPGYYYSKAKTYYSMRQYDKAEAEIMKALELCNNSSLYWSQLGEIYRMKNEKSRAIEMFNNALTFDPSNYEARDIIRDLQGKTSLYQHFEQDDINELVKNAPANNAYPNDDGVVLLNSMKRLVYERGASESTEELLVKLFNKKGIDTYKEYWVNYNSGQQLIVEKAVVIKKDGSEVKADVEDSHIVFKSLEENDCVYIKYRIKNVFAGMLAKYYWDSFNFSSYYPVKKASYSVLLENDSDFKYTTQNMKNKPEKKKTEDGTIYSWALNDQEALAEEYGMPELIDIGKVLTISNLPDWSLLVDWYSDLTKNKTRSNYEIKEQVNKLFEGKAGLSEDEKIQIIYDFITENIRYSSVSFRQSELIPQRARDVLASKIGDCKDVATLCKAMLKEAGINSYYVLLSTSGNGRYENVLPSVIFNHCILAVETSKGEKFIDLTANNYPVNTLPLMDLDAFYLLIKPGVTSPARMPQKSLQESISSRTSTVSFNPDGSIKVKCNVKKTGITGASYRELFRYIDNTEAKENITKSLSQYFPNLKLLEYNCGNLNEFEAPAEYDYTFETPDLVSETGDFSILKMPWLDRLNPDYGFSYEKRKFPYNQTPGIGSLTEEVSVVLPEGFEPMDANKSASLTSPFADYTIDIVYRDGVIHAKRSITFKSQCISTEDYAASKDFYNKVIKEDSKQILLKKKI; encoded by the coding sequence ATGTCGTTAAAGGCATCTGTTGTCTTTTTATTGGTCCTATTGTCATCTCACTGTTTTGCAGAGAATATCAAAAGCAAGTCCCTCGTTGATAATGCCTGGAAGGCATGGCAGAAAAATGATCATGAGCTGGTCAGGGAAAGCTTTCTTAATGCAATTAAAGAAGACCCCAAGAACACCCACGCATACTGGGGCCTTGCTTTTATGTACTCGCTTGAAGGCAAACATCAGAATGCCTGGGAAACATTTAAAAAAGCTCTTGAAATTGAACCCTCACCATTTCCTTATTTATACCCCATAATGTACTCCAGCTCTGTTTACGGAAAGGAACTGGCAAACCCTGAGATAGTGGAATGGTACAAAAAACTCATAGAAAATCCCGATCCTATGGGAATCCTTAAGGCAATGGCCTATGAAAGGCTGGGCAAGTACTATGTTTCCAAAAGGAATTTTGAGGAATCGGAAAAGTATTTTAAAGGGATTAATTCAATAAACGACTGGATGCTTATAGGGCCTTTTGACAACATATCCGCTTCGGGCTACGACAAGGCTTACGCTCCTGAGAACGAATATGCGCCAGGGAAAACTTATTCCGGGCAGAACGGAGTTCCCGCAAAGTGGATCAAGCTTCCGATGGCAAGAAGGGACCGCTGGATAGATTTTACGCGTTTTTATTCGCAGTCGAACGCGGTTTTTTACGGTAACACATTTATTTATTCGCCCAAAAAGCAGAGGGTGCAGCTAAGGATAGGCACCTCGGGATTTCTGCGCGCCTTCTTAAATGACGCTCTGGCAATTGACATTTTTGAAGAACGCAACAACGACCTCGACACGTACATTGCGGAAGTGGATCTTCAGGAGGGGTGGAACAGGCTTCTTGTCAAGTGCGGCTCGGCCGAAATAACAAGCTGCAACTTTCTTGTCCGCATTACCGATGATAAGGGTGCAAGTGTAGACGGCCTGAAGTATTCTTCTGAAGAGCAATCGTACAGCAGAACAAACTCCGCTAATGCTAAAATGGTATCCAATTTTGCAGAAGATTTCTTCAGCGAAAAAGTAAAAACAGATCCTGAAGAGCCGGAGAACTATATGTTTCTTGCCGAGTCGTATCTGAGGAACGATAAGTCGGTTGAGGCTGAAATGGTGCTTAAAGAGGCCATAAGGAAATTTCCCGACTGCATGCTGTTCTACCACAAGATAACTGAAGCCTACTTAAGAGGTAAAAAGAACGACGAAATGGAAACAGCTTACGAGAAAATATTCTCGACTGATAAGTACATTCCTGATGTGCTGGTTTATAAAATTGACCAGTACATGAAAAACGAAGAGTATGACAAAGCCTCCGAAGTAATTGATATGCTGGCAAAAGCCGCACCCGGTTCAATGGAGCTGCTTGCAGAAGAGATAGGTCTTGCGGCAAAAAGAAACCAGATTGAGAAGATCGTGGAGATTAATGTAGAGGCCTGCAAGAAATATCCTTCTGATTATAATTTTGCTTACCTGGATGCGGCAATAAAGTATCAGAAAGAAAAAAGCAATCAGGATGCTGTTAATGTTCTTGAAGAGTTCATGAAGATAAATTACCATAACAGCGCCCTTTATACAATTGCCCAGTATTACCTTCAGGCATCGGATATAGCCAACTGGGATAAATACATGAACCTGCTGATTGAGTATGAACTGGCTTCTCCCGGCTATTATTACTCCAAAGCAAAAACATATTATTCCATGCGCCAGTACGACAAGGCTGAAGCTGAAATTATGAAGGCGCTGGAGTTATGTAATAACAGCTCACTTTACTGGAGCCAGCTTGGCGAAATTTACAGAATGAAAAATGAAAAGAGCCGGGCAATTGAAATGTTTAATAATGCCTTAACCTTCGACCCTTCTAATTATGAGGCGCGGGATATTATAAGGGATCTGCAGGGGAAGACTTCACTGTATCAGCATTTTGAACAGGACGATATAAATGAGCTGGTAAAGAATGCGCCGGCAAATAATGCTTACCCCAATGACGACGGCGTTGTTCTTTTGAACAGCATGAAAAGGCTCGTTTATGAAAGAGGTGCCTCAGAATCGACTGAGGAACTGCTGGTTAAGCTTTTTAACAAAAAAGGAATTGATACATATAAGGAGTACTGGGTTAACTATAATTCAGGCCAGCAGCTGATAGTGGAAAAAGCTGTTGTTATTAAAAAGGACGGAAGCGAAGTAAAAGCAGACGTTGAAGACAGCCATATTGTTTTTAAGTCGCTTGAGGAGAATGACTGCGTATACATAAAGTACCGCATAAAGAATGTTTTTGCGGGCATGCTGGCAAAGTATTACTGGGACTCATTTAATTTCAGCAGTTATTACCCGGTTAAAAAAGCAAGCTACAGTGTACTACTGGAGAACGATTCAGACTTCAAATACACTACTCAGAATATGAAAAATAAACCTGAGAAGAAGAAAACTGAAGACGGGACAATCTACAGCTGGGCGCTGAACGATCAGGAGGCATTAGCAGAAGAGTACGGCATGCCGGAACTCATTGATATCGGCAAGGTATTAACTATTTCAAACCTTCCCGACTGGAGTTTACTGGTTGACTGGTATTCGGACCTGACAAAGAATAAGACCAGGTCGAATTACGAAATAAAAGAACAGGTGAATAAACTCTTTGAAGGAAAAGCAGGGCTTTCGGAAGATGAAAAGATACAGATCATTTACGATTTCATTACAGAAAATATAAGGTACAGCAGCGTATCCTTCAGGCAGTCGGAATTGATTCCGCAGAGGGCAAGGGATGTTCTTGCCAGCAAAATTGGCGACTGCAAGGATGTAGCAACCTTATGCAAAGCCATGCTGAAGGAAGCGGGAATTAATTCTTATTATGTACTGCTCAGCACAAGCGGCAACGGAAGGTATGAGAATGTGCTGCCTTCAGTAATATTTAACCACTGCATACTGGCGGTGGAGACAAGCAAGGGTGAAAAATTTATTGACCTTACTGCAAACAATTATCCTGTTAACACTCTGCCTCTAATGGATCTGGACGCATTTTATCTTTTAATTAAGCCGGGAGTTACTTCGCCTGCAAGAATGCCTCAGAAAAGCCTGCAGGAGAGTATTTCTTCCAGGACTTCAACAGTAAGTTTTAATCCTGACGGAAGTATAAAAGTTAAATGCAATGTAAAGAAAACGGGCATAACGGGAGCTTCATACAGGGAATTATTCAGGTATATAGATAATACAGAGGCCAAGGAGAATATAACCAAGTCATTAAGCCAGTACTTCCCGAACTTAAAGCTTCTGGAATACAACTGCGGAAACCTGAATGAGTTTGAGGCACCGGCGGAGTACGATTATACATTTGAAACGCCCGACCTGGTAAGTGAAACAGGGGACTTTTCAATATTAAAGATGCCGTGGCTTGACCGTCTTAATCCTGATTACGGGTTTTCATATGAAAAGAGAAAATTCCCTTATAACCAAACCCCCGGCATCGGGAGTCTGACCGAAGAAGTCAGTGTTGTTCTGCCCGAGGGTTTTGAGCCGATGGATGCCAATAAGTCGGCCTCACTTACTTCTCCCTTTGCAGATTACACAATTGACATTGTATACCGCGACGGAGTTATACACGCAAAAAGGAGCATTACCTTTAAGAGCCAGTGTATTTCCACGGAAGATTATGCTGCCAGTAAGGATTTTTACAATAAAGTAATAAAAGAAGATTCAAAGCAGATACTGCTGAAAAAGAAGATATAG
- a CDS encoding cupin domain-containing protein: MNKIFKASDLFNVPDGTKVASLFSSTDLLSNAAASKESLSIAIGEIPPGTKSKIHVHPVVSQVTFVLDGAISIYMKDRFSSEKYKLEMKKSEAVLTQEGTFFQLVNESDDICRVIYIVTPEFLFEAIDGEVTYNDAIVLEEDWEDLARLNWNPPELKSLNDAAESRKKALERVLLRKSPVR; this comes from the coding sequence ATGAATAAAATTTTCAAAGCATCGGACCTGTTTAACGTGCCGGACGGGACAAAGGTCGCTTCACTTTTCAGTTCAACAGACCTCTTAAGCAACGCTGCCGCCTCAAAGGAAAGCCTAAGTATTGCAATAGGCGAAATACCTCCGGGCACTAAATCCAAAATTCATGTTCATCCCGTGGTATCGCAGGTAACCTTTGTCCTGGACGGTGCAATATCCATCTATATGAAGGATAGATTTTCTTCTGAAAAATATAAGCTGGAGATGAAAAAAAGCGAGGCTGTACTTACACAGGAGGGGACATTCTTTCAGCTGGTAAATGAGTCGGACGACATCTGCCGGGTTATCTACATTGTAACGCCGGAGTTTTTATTTGAAGCTATTGATGGCGAGGTTACGTATAACGACGCAATTGTGCTGGAAGAGGATTGGGAAGATCTTGCACGGCTAAACTGGAATCCGCCGGAGCTGAAAAGTCTTAATGATGCGGCAGAAAGCAGGAAGAAAGCTTTGGAAAGGGTGCTGTTAAGAAAGAGTCCGGTAAGATAG
- a CDS encoding 3'-5' exonuclease, translated as MKFLAIDFETANYKRDSACAVGLVRVEDNKVVERQTHLIKPPSPWFVFTDIHGITWKDVKNELTFGELWPDIRPMFKGVDFLAAHNSSFDEGVLKACCSLYDIDYPGIPFRCTVKISRELWNIRPTRLNNVCEYFGIPLNHHEAGSDTEACARIMIKALEHMSSNGIKPFERRRF; from the coding sequence TTGAAGTTCCTGGCTATCGATTTTGAAACCGCTAATTATAAAAGAGACAGCGCCTGCGCAGTTGGACTTGTACGCGTTGAGGATAATAAAGTTGTTGAAAGACAAACACACCTTATTAAGCCACCTAGCCCCTGGTTTGTCTTTACAGACATTCATGGCATTACATGGAAGGATGTGAAAAATGAACTGACATTTGGAGAATTGTGGCCCGATATTCGGCCAATGTTCAAAGGAGTGGATTTTCTTGCCGCCCATAACTCCTCTTTCGACGAGGGTGTCCTTAAGGCATGCTGCAGCCTCTATGATATCGACTACCCCGGAATCCCTTTCAGATGCACGGTTAAAATTTCGCGCGAGCTCTGGAATATACGCCCCACCCGATTAAACAACGTGTGCGAATATTTCGGCATTCCCTTAAACCACCACGAGGCCGGTTCAGATACCGAGGCATGCGCCAGAATTATGATTAAAGCTCTTGAGCACATGAGCAGTAACGGCATTAAACCGTTTGAAAGAAGAAGATTTTAA